The proteins below come from a single Mucilaginibacter mali genomic window:
- a CDS encoding retropepsin-like aspartic protease encodes MYFRKTGFITLFITTLISPNTFAQKPVTTIPFTVVNNAIVLRVKINDNPKPLMMLFDTGADGMALSKAAAADIGLKVDKVQNTSVVGGNMKIELSAGNKFQFENGFEYPNQSIALFNDMGKGLDGIVGNNITRYYITRVDLNKCEITLYPPDNYTYEPGGTVVPVTIPQGVFIIPGNVEVTPGKAYAGDFVFDTGASYNLICFRPFVRKNKLLVSGFVPDFTASTVSMGMSSPTFNGNSVSFSFANTQPVKNMPVTLMAGGGQNENWNPGFDGSIGMGIISRYNFTINRPKNEIYLVPNHTYGYPMSFALGGLLFAFNLKSELEVTGFYQLGNNNQAALNTGTKIISINNINSAELVKDAAKIAALKQLPASSPVKIDYLEGNVKQTITLNR; translated from the coding sequence ATGTATTTCCGAAAGACCGGTTTTATTACCCTTTTTATAACCACCCTTATTAGCCCGAATACTTTTGCGCAAAAGCCGGTTACTACTATCCCGTTTACAGTGGTCAACAATGCCATTGTGCTGCGGGTAAAAATTAACGATAACCCAAAGCCGCTGATGATGCTTTTTGATACCGGTGCTGATGGCATGGCATTAAGCAAAGCAGCCGCTGCCGATATCGGCCTGAAGGTAGACAAAGTGCAAAACACATCGGTAGTGGGCGGCAACATGAAAATTGAACTATCTGCCGGGAATAAATTTCAATTTGAAAATGGGTTTGAATATCCCAACCAAAGCATCGCCCTGTTTAATGATATGGGCAAAGGGCTTGACGGCATTGTTGGCAATAACATCACCCGTTACTATATCACCCGTGTTGATTTGAACAAGTGCGAAATAACGCTTTACCCACCTGATAATTACACCTACGAGCCGGGTGGTACCGTTGTGCCCGTCACGATACCGCAGGGCGTATTCATTATACCGGGGAATGTTGAGGTTACTCCCGGGAAGGCTTACGCCGGCGATTTTGTATTTGATACGGGTGCATCATACAACCTCATTTGTTTCAGGCCATTTGTGCGCAAAAACAAACTGTTGGTTAGCGGCTTTGTGCCCGATTTTACGGCAAGCACGGTAAGTATGGGAATGTCATCGCCTACGTTTAACGGTAATTCGGTCAGCTTTTCCTTTGCCAATACCCAGCCGGTTAAAAATATGCCCGTTACGCTGATGGCCGGTGGCGGGCAAAACGAAAATTGGAATCCCGGCTTTGATGGCTCAATCGGCATGGGCATTATTTCGAGGTATAACTTCACTATCAACAGACCAAAGAACGAGATCTACTTAGTACCTAACCATACTTATGGCTATCCAATGTCTTTTGCCCTTGGCGGTCTGCTCTTTGCCTTTAACCTGAAAAGCGAACTGGAAGTTACAGGGTTTTACCAGTTGGGTAATAATAACCAAGCCGCTTTAAACACCGGGACAAAGATCATTAGCATAAACAACATTAACAGTGCCGAACTGGTGAAAGACGCGGCTAAAATAGCGGCCCTAAAGCAATTGCCCGCATCAAGCCCGGTTAAAATCGACTACCTGGAAGGAAATGTTAAGCAAACAATCACCTTAAACAGATGA
- a CDS encoding RNA polymerase sigma factor produces the protein MPSYSSFSDTELIALLKDGDTAAFTVIYNRYFDILYIHALQKLNDTDHAKDVVQELFTYLWVGRERVEIRSSLSAYLYTAVKNKILDFISYQKVRSNYINSFQTYIDNHQSVTDHRIREKQLAEQIENSIACLPDKMRAVFELSRKQALNHKQIAEQLNLSEETVKKQVSNALKILRSRLGSTIILGVMFLK, from the coding sequence ATGCCGTCTTATAGCTCATTTTCTGACACAGAACTTATAGCGTTGCTAAAAGATGGCGACACAGCGGCATTCACGGTTATCTATAACCGTTATTTTGATATCCTGTATATACACGCCCTCCAAAAATTAAACGATACTGACCATGCAAAGGACGTAGTGCAGGAATTGTTTACCTACCTATGGGTTGGCCGGGAAAGGGTAGAGATCCGGTCGAGTCTTTCTGCCTATTTGTATACAGCCGTAAAAAATAAAATACTGGATTTTATTTCGTACCAGAAAGTGCGAAGCAATTACATTAATTCTTTCCAAACTTATATCGATAATCATCAAAGCGTTACCGATCACCGCATTCGTGAAAAACAGCTTGCTGAACAAATTGAAAATAGTATAGCCTGCTTGCCCGATAAAATGCGTGCTGTATTTGAGCTGAGCCGCAAACAAGCGCTCAACCATAAACAAATTGCCGAGCAACTTAATCTATCCGAAGAAACGGTAAAAAAGCAGGTAAGCAATGCCCTTAAGATACTACGCTCGCGATTGGGCAGCACAATTATATTGGGAGTGATGTTTTTGAAATAA